The window CAAGCAAGTTGCTGGTATATCAACTAAGACAAAAGGCATCTGTGTGTAGAATCATGCTCTTCTGTGATAAACATGGTAAATTACGTACATCACCCAATGAGATTAATAAATAGTTCTTTAATTTCTGCAAAGATGTGTACAAACCCCTCCACAGATGATTTGGatctatttttttccaaaatattacATTACCACAAATTACAGTGTGGAAAACTTGATGGTCTCCTAACTGAGGAAGACTTAAGTGAGGTGATTAAGAATATGAAAGTGGGGAAAGTCTCAGGCCCAGAGAAGTTCCCCACTGAATTCTATAGATACTTCTTTGAACTTCTGTCTGACAAGATAATTGCAATGTTTAATTAACCATTTCTATAAGGCACCTTTTTTCATATGCTGAGGGAAGCACTAATATTAGTTATTCTTAAACCAGAAAGAGATGGAGAGATGCCACACTATGTTCCAACTGCAGGCCAATTTCCTTTATTAATAGTGGTACCAGAATACTGTAGTGGCAAAAGTTCTGGGAATGAgactagagaaggttttgggcTCCATCATACATCCAAATTGGTTGGGTTTGTCAGAGAGCTTCTTGGCTCTGATAACCTTTCACAAAGTTAATCATATCATACAATAGCAGTAAAATATGGTGACCCTGAACCACAAGCTGTTTTAGCCTTAGCTGCAGAAAATGCTTTTGAGAGGGTAAACTGGAGATATGTTCTATATCTATACTCTAAAAAAATTTGTATTTGTATCCATGTTTAGTTATAACATCCAATTGTTATATTTTTCCCCAACCTCTTACCTCACAACCAGCAAAGTGACCTTGAATATTTCCAGCCTCTGCAGAGGAATTAGGCAAGTGTGACTGTTGTCTCTATTACTTTTTGATTTGGCTCTTGAGGCCCTGGCAATATCTATACAGTCTCATCCAGATATCCAAGGCATATAACTTGGTTCCATGTTGATGTTATATGCAGAGGATgccctgttgtattaatttagaggGAATATACGGACCCAAAGAGTCCAATGTGTTAACAAGACTGTGACGGGGCGTGCATACTGCACACTAGGCAGTAAAGGGTTAATCCCACACTAGGGGAAGTGCCGCCCCTTTGACCAGACTGGGGAGGCTCCAAATGCTGCACAAGTATAAAGGAGAGAAGCTCACCTCATTCTGGGCTGACTGCCGGGAAGGAAGGACACTCTGTGGAGGCCCAAGCCTGGGAACTGCTTCAGCTCCCAATTGCAGGAACCAGAGAGCTTGAGGACCAGACTGGAGACTGGTTGCCCCCAACCAATTAACGGAGTTGGAGTACCAACCAGCTACCCATACCAAGGAGCTCAGAGATTCTGATGACGAACAGACCCTGGTCTAGAGGGGTGTAGTGAGTGGTACCTCGCACCCGGAGAGAATCAGTGCATTGCAGTAGGATACCTGCTGACTGGGAGGTGACCACATTCACCACTGACAGGACCCTAGGCCGGGACCCCCTACCTCCTCTGCTGCCACCCACCCCTGGGTGGTGGTCTACTTCTTTGACTCGGGCTACTAGGACACACAGCCCTACCCCAAAGGCAGTGACagagactctggccactaggccatacaGCCCGATCCCAAAGGAAATGCTAGTGACTCTGGCTACTAGGCCACATAGCCCCAACCCCAAGGGTAGCTGTGTTGAAACTGACCATCGTGCCTTATTGTGGTGAGATCTGAAACAGTTGGGTAGATGGTTACGCAGTGTCAGCACCCCCATTGCTCGCTGcaacaggggacagggagtgcttACACTGCTACAAAGACCCAGTCACCTTCCAACATTAAACACTTTTAAACCAGGTTTGGTACATAGAAATGCTGAGCACCATGGCAAAGACCATTAAAAATCCTCCATTaaagacagaaaagaaagaaaaacaaagcatttgaaaagtcAAATactaagtaaggctttcattttagcaacatcccttgttccctttccctgtaTCTGTAGCCAGtctttaaaggaaaaacaaaaacaaaccaacataaACCTTGTTTGACAAGATGGCAACTACTGTCCTTTAGGGAAAAGACAAGTTAGTTGAGATTGGCTGGAGCTGTTTTTGTTGCTATTGCTACTATTGTAAAAGTCTGATCTCATTTCCTAGAAGGAAAAACAAGCTCAATGAGcataaaaggggaaagaaaataaaagtaaagatAGAAAATGTAGTTTCTGTCTTTAGTATTGACTTTCACTTACAACCTCACTTTTGGAGAACCACAGGGACACCATGTGGTCTTACCtgccactctgagacctggcaaatttGTACTGTACTAGCATCAGGTTGCTTAGGGCATGGTATTTAGCTGCCTATTTCTGGTTACAGACTTTCAGTTGCACAATATGCAGTATTGGACAGTGTTGGGATTATTCAAATTACTAATATGGGAAACCTCCACGTTTCCCATTTGTTAGATCTCCTACTTTGCAAACATATCTTTGTACAATTGAAGTCCTGCTGGCATGCTGTAGTATAGTACTCTCTGCCTGGACAGGCAGAAATGACCTGATATTCAGAGTACTTAGTAATCCTCTTGTGAGACCGAGAGACATGAACAAAAGgtatctatttaaaaataatgagcAGTAGTAAATAGGAAAAGTCAACAGCGTGTTGTATCGTTTCAAGCTCCTGCGGattaaaaacaacagcaacaacaacaaaacccgtCTATCAGAGAACAGTGGAGGATGAGGAATGAGGAAGGTCGACACGTTTTTCAACGGCTTTTGAGAAGCCCCTTCGGATAATATTCACCCATGCTTTCCAAAGATATGACGGTTCGTACTAAATTGGTGCAGTGCAGCCTTTGCGTTGCCACATGTGCACATATAACTTCGTTTTCTAAGTATTGCCCCCGAGCCCCCGTTTTCATATAAGCAATTCAGAAGCTGACCCCTTCCCAACATAAAACAATGACGTCTGCCtctgagggagaggaaggagttCCTTTTTCTGCAGCGGGAAAGCAGCCTGGTTTTGTGAGCGATTAGTTCTGCAGTCGTTTTTATGCACTGGTCACACTATTGCAATGTACCGTGACAGGAACCGTAAGAATGAGCATGCCACCAAATGAACAAatttaacaaatggaagaaaagaaTGCGGTGCCCTGCTTTATCTTCTGATGACATTTCTGTGCACTTTTCATTCGTATTAACCCTCCCTGTACAGGCTTTGGAAAACACAGGGGAGAGACGATGCGTCCGGAAACCTGACTGGTCAGATTTGATGCCGTCTGTAAATGCTTGCAATTCAgcggagggttttttaaaaatagccacaAATACGAAGACTTCTTGATGGAAGACCCTCCAGAAAGGAAGATAATAAGCTAAGGACAAATAAAACATTCAGTTGGAAAGTGGCTCTTATTTTATACAATTCACAGAGACGGGCGATATTGCCTGAGACCGCAGGGTTGCGTTGCAATCCTAATTACTGGAAGCATGACTTTTTCacggattccaaggccagaaggaatcattgtgatcatctagttttgACATTGTGTCTCAGTATTACGAACGAACCATCAGTTTTATCTTCCTTCTTTCACTCAAATCTCGGGGAATGTAACTAGAGCAGTATCCCCCTATCAACGACGGCAACTGGGCgggaagagaagagaggaggaggaggagcaggaggagcgGACAGCAAACTCAATAACCCGCCTCTTTCCTTCTACAGCACATCTCGTGCGGGCATTGGCAACCGGAGGGGGCAGGGCGCGGTGGAAAACAGGGGCAAAGCTCCGCCCCTTTCCTTGACAGTTCTCAAACAGGTCCGCTCCCAGACAATATACGGGGAGCGCAAGGCGGTACAGCAACGTGCTGAGTCTGGTTCTTGGAGCGAGGCATTCTGAGGGTTGGAGTATCATGTCTGGTCGGGGCAAAGGTGGTaagggcttggggaaggggggtgctAAGCGCCATCGTAAGGTACTTCGTGATAACATTCAAGGTATTACGAAGCCGGCTATTCGTCGTTTGGCGCGCCGTGGTGGTGTAAAGCGTATATCCGGATTGATCTATGAAGAAACCCGAGGAGTACTTAAAGTGTTTTTAGAGAACGTCATTCGTGATGCTGTCACTTACACTGAACACGCTAAGCGGAAGACTGTGACTGCTATGGATGTGGTCTATGCTTTGAAACGCCAGGGTCGCACTCTCTACGGATTCGGGGGCTAAGTTTCCATTCCGCTTCGAAGTTGAAACATTCTCAGAAACACAAAGGCTCTTTTAAGAGCCACCCACACTTTCACGATGAGAGCTCAAGCGCtaatggtctctctctctctctctctctctctctcccccgttTGAgagagggcgggggaggggctgtaaATTAAGCATACTTCGTTaaacggggggtggggtgggattttGTTTTTTGAGTTAAATCGTACATCACGTGGAAAGAGAAGTATCAGTGGTTTTTAGTTGGGGGGATGCTTAAACCGTGTGACTAAAAGGTTATggactttttcttctttttttttttttttaaaaccaaaatctaTTTTTGTCAGCTTTCTGGGTAACCGGAGGCAGAACAGCTTGGGTTTCCCGGGAAGACCTTTTTTGCTGCTTTATAGTAGGACAGAGTTGATGGGCAAAATGCAGTAAAGTCCACTCTGACTAAAAACACCAGCGTccgttttgtttttcctttctctcccttcccccctcccgcccctcaATTTGACGAAGGCAAAAGAGATTTATTTCCCCCTTTGTTCCATAAGACTCCTTATTTCATACAGCTTATTCATTTTTATAGAGACAATATGTGGGGTCTGAGAAAATATTAATCGAAAACATTATCTTTAAATATTACAACTGATACCTGACCTTCGGTCTCCTCTGAAGCTTAAGGCAGGACTGAAGCAGAGTAAAGAGGTCCTCCTttcatagatcattagggttggaagggacctcaagagatcatctaagtccaatctcctgctcaaagcagggctaatctccaaatggtcccctcaagaattgaactctcaaccctgggtttttagcaggccaatgctcaaaccactgagctatccctcctccccaaaaaactTTTTTAGGCCCTCAAAAggagcccataccatcaggtacacacacacacactagtccCCAGCCTCTCATAAGGAGGCAGTGCTTCTCAGTCCGAGAGAGAGACTCGTAGGCTACTGTCACCTTCTAAAAGCCTATAAGTTAGCACACGAAGAGGCTTTCCTATGCAGGCTACACATCCTGTGGTTTCGGTGTTACCTTCCGAGGATTCGTGCTCGTTCAGGTTGTTTATACGTAAAATTCGGTACAATGAAAAGGCGGGAAGAATGTTCGGTATTAGAGATTTGGACCGTTTGGAAGTGAAGTAATGAGACGACGAGCCATCGATCtaaaagaaagagggagagagatgagacagagagtgggggagggggcggcggAGTTTCAGAGAGAGGGACCGCAAGAAACGGACTATGGGGACATCCAGAGAGCGACCTGACCTTTGAAGGCCGGTTTAGGCGAGACGTGTCCGAGCGACACTGCAGGCAGGGAAGGGCGGGTCGGATGTCTAGCTGCACAAGCGCGGGCTTTTCAAATATTCAAATTGTCCAATGGAAGCTGACTCCATGTCAACAACCAATCAAAAAGGAGCATTGGCCTATATATACCGCCGGAGCCAAAGGGCTCTGCCTTACTTTGTTCTTTTTGCGTTGCTTGTCTTGGGTTGGTGAGTGAGGGTTGCTGAGAATGGCCAGGACCAAGCAGACCGCGCGTAAATCCACCGGTGGTAAAGCCCCCCGTAAGCAGCTGGCCACTAAAGCTGCCCGGAAGAGCGCTCCTGCAACCGGGGGAGTGAAGAAGCCTCATCGTTACCGGCCCGGCACTGTTGCGCTGCGAGAGATCCGCCGCTACCAGAAATCCACTGAGCTGCTTATCCGCAAGCTGCCGTTCCAGCGCCTGGTGCGTGAGATCGCCCAGGACTTCAAGACCGACTTGCGCTTCCAGAGTTCGGCCGTTATGGCCCTGCAGGAGGCCAGCGAAGCCTATTTGGTGGGGCTCTTTGAGGATACCAACTTGTGCGCTATTCACGCCAAGAGAGTCACTATCATGCCCAAGGACATCCAATTAGCCCGGCGTATCCGAGGCGAGAGAGCTTAAAAGTTTGCTTACACCCCCCCCAGCTTTTGGCAACTAGAAAACTATTAACAAAGATCCAAAGGCTCTTTTAAGAGCCACCACATCCACATTCAAAAGGAGCTGCAACACGTTCATCATTTGTGCACCTTTGACAAGTTTGTCTATGTTGTTTGTGGTCTTGTTTGAATATTTTACTGCCACTGATCTCCATCAACACGGTTTGTGGTCTTCAGACTCGCGCGCATCCATCCATTTAACTTAGTTAATAACACAGCAGCTGCTTTCAGAGAGGTCTAGAGTCAAGAAGCAACTGAGGAGTGGAAACAATCCACATTCGCGGCACCCCTGCGATGCACGAACACCCCGCTGAGTTTCTGTGCAGTCATACCTGTTCGTAACTCCACTTACATCTGTTATCCATAGCCACCTACATATCTAGTTTTAGGCATGCGCCCTGCTGCCTCACACTAGGCATTCTGTCATCTGCTTAAACCACAGTGCAATGTCACATAGCAGCGGAAGACAGGCAGAGGCCCATCTTTCAGACCTAGGGCTGAGTATGGAATGTCTGGCAAGCATTCTAAGAAAAGAGGAGCTCGCCCAACAGAGGGCACGATGTTAGACACAAATAGCAGAAACCAAATTTACGATCAGTTAGGACAAGCGTTGGAAAGTAAGTAAAAGGTGTAAGAGAATGTAGTTCATGGGGATACCCATTAGGAGAGGAATCGGATTGCAATTCTACATGCTATtctcagtatttttatttttacttaaacCTGATTACCAAGTGTGACGACTGAAGGTACACAAAATGATGAACGTGTTGCAGCTCCTTTTGAATGTGGATGTGGTGGCTCTTAAAAGAGCCTTTGGATCTTTGTTAATAGTTTTCTAGTTGCCAAAAGCTGGGGGGGTGTAAGCAAACTTTTAAGCTCTCTCGCCTCGGATACGCCGGGCTAATTGGATGTCCTTGGGCATGATAGTGACTCTCTTGGCGTGAATAGCGCACAAGTTGGTATCCTCAAAGAGCCCCACCAAATAGGCTTCGCTGGCCTCCTGCAGGGCCATAACGGCCGAACTCTGGAAGCGCAAGTCGGTCTTGAAGTCCTGGGCGATCTCACGCACCAGGCGCTGGAACGGCAGCTTGCGGATAAGCAGCTCAGTGGATTTCTGGTAGCGGCGGATCTCTCGCAGCGCAACAGTGCCGGGCCGGTAACGATGAGGCTTCTTCACTCCCCCGGTTGCAGGAGCGCTCTTCCGGGCAGCTTTAGTGGCCAGCTGCTTACGGGGGGCTTTACCACCGGTGGATTTACGCGCGGTCTGCTTGGTCCTGGCCATTCTCAGCAACCCTCACTCACCAACCCAAGACAAGCAACGCAAAAAGAACAAAGTAAGGCAGAGCCCTTTGGCTCCGGCGGTATATATAGGCCAATGCTCCTTTTTGATTGGTTGTTGACATGGAGTCAGCTTCCATTGGACAATTTGAATATTTGAAAAGCCCGCGCTTGTGCAGCTAGACATCCGACCCGCCCTTCCCTGCCTGCAGTGTCGCTCGGACACGTCTCGCCTAAACCGGCCTTCAAAGGTCAGGTCGCTCTCTGGATGTCCCCATAGTCCGTTTCTTGCGGTCCCTCTCTCTGAAACTccgccgccccctcccccactctctgtctcatctctctccctctttcttttaGATCGATGGCTCGTCGTCTCATTACTTCACTTCCAAACGGTCCAAATCTCTAATACCGAACATTCTTCCCGCCTTTTCATTGTACCGAATTTTACGTATAAACAACCTGAACGAGCACGAATCCTCGGAAGGTAACACCGAAACCACAGGATGTGTAGCCTGCATAGGAAAAGCCTCTTCGTGTGCTACCTTATAGGCTTTTAGAAGGTGACAGTAGCCTACGAGTCTCTCTCTCGGACTGAGAAGCACTGCCTCCTTATGAGAGGCTGGggactagtgtgtgtgtgtgtacctgatggtatgggctccTTTTGAGGGCCTAAAAAagttttttggggaggagggatagctcagtggtttgagcattggcctgctaaaaacccagggttgagagttcaattcttgaggggaccatttggagattagccctgctttgagcaggagattggacttagatgatctcttgaggtcccttccaaccctaatgatctatgaaAGGAGGACCTCTTTACTCTGCTTCAGTCCTGCCTTAAGCTTCAGAGGAGACCGAAGGTCAGGTATCAGTTGTAATATTTAAAGATAATGTTTTCGATTAATATTTTCTCAGACCCCACATATTGTCTCTATAAAAATGAATAAGCTGTATGAAATAAGGAGTCTTATGGAACAAAGGGGGAAATAAATCTCTTTTGCCTTCGTCAAATTGAGGgac of the Gopherus flavomarginatus isolate rGopFla2 chromosome 1, rGopFla2.mat.asm, whole genome shotgun sequence genome contains:
- the LOC127052239 gene encoding histone H4, translating into MSGRGKGGKGLGKGGAKRHRKVLRDNIQGITKPAIRRLARRGGVKRISGLIYEETRGVLKVFLENVIRDAVTYTEHAKRKTVTAMDVVYALKRQGRTLYGFGG
- the LOC127052089 gene encoding histone H3 is translated as MARTKQTARKSTGGKAPRKQLATKAARKSAPATGGVKKPHRYRPGTVALREIRRYQKSTELLIRKLPFQRLVREIAQDFKTDLRFQSSAVMALQEASEAYLVGLFEDTNLCAIHAKRVTIMPKDIQLARRIRGERA